The Marinobacter subterrani genome has a segment encoding these proteins:
- a CDS encoding AAA family ATPase, whose protein sequence is MKFTGTEKYVATDDLQMAVNAAITLQRPLLIKGEPGTGKTLLAEEMAAGLGMRLIPWHIKSTTKAQQGLYEYDAVSRLRDSQLGDEKVKDISNYIVKGKLWEAFESEEQVVLLIDEIDKADIEFPNDLLLELDRMEFFVYETQQSVRARHRPIIVITSNNEKELPDAFLRRCFFHYISFPDHDTMQSIVDVHFPGLQQAIVRDALEVFFDVRKVPGLKKKPSTSELIDWLKLLMADELSAKMLQEKDTSSALPPLYGALVKNEQDVHLLQKLAFMARRRS, encoded by the coding sequence ATGAAGTTTACCGGTACCGAGAAATACGTTGCCACCGATGACCTGCAAATGGCCGTCAACGCCGCGATCACGCTCCAGCGTCCGCTGTTGATCAAGGGCGAGCCGGGCACCGGGAAAACCCTGCTGGCGGAGGAAATGGCCGCAGGCCTGGGTATGAGGCTGATTCCGTGGCATATCAAGTCCACGACCAAAGCCCAGCAGGGACTCTATGAGTACGACGCGGTTTCGCGCCTGCGCGACTCCCAACTGGGCGACGAGAAGGTCAAGGACATCAGCAACTACATCGTCAAGGGCAAGCTCTGGGAGGCCTTTGAGTCTGAAGAACAGGTGGTGCTGCTGATCGATGAAATCGACAAGGCGGACATTGAGTTCCCGAACGACCTCCTGCTCGAGCTCGACCGGATGGAGTTTTTTGTCTACGAGACCCAGCAATCGGTCCGGGCCAGACACCGCCCGATCATCGTGATCACCAGCAACAATGAGAAGGAACTGCCCGATGCGTTCCTGCGCCGGTGTTTCTTCCACTACATCAGTTTCCCGGACCATGACACCATGCAGAGTATCGTGGATGTTCACTTCCCGGGACTGCAACAGGCAATCGTTCGTGATGCCCTGGAAGTGTTCTTCGATGTGCGCAAGGTACCGGGGCTCAAGAAGAAGCCTTCTACCTCGGAGCTGATTGACTGGCTGAAGCTGCTCATGGCTGATGAGCTGTCCGCCAAAATGTTGCAGGAGAAGGATACCAGCTCGGCGCTGCCGCCACTGTACGGTGCCCTGGTGAAGAACGAGCAGGACGTGCATCTGTTGCAGAAGCTCGCATTCATGGCGCGCCGCCGCAGCTGA
- a CDS encoding vWA domain-containing protein, whose protein sequence is MPRLMGLLALIFAVSLSTLAAAQETGDVQLPAKPDVRIIVDISGSMKDSDPGNLRQPAVRLLARLLPEGATAGVWTFGQYVNMLVPHREVTGQWRETAIERSEQINSVALRTNLGKAIEVASDGYYTDGDLSRTHFILLTDGKVDISKDPAANAAEEQRILEKVVPALVANGATFHPIALSEAGDTEFLRALAKMSGGRYQVAETADELNLAFLEALNTAAPQEQIPIEGNGFTVDDGVREFTALIFWGEAETSATRELELIRPDEKVVNLADSPDNVRWVREAGYDLITVNEPVAGQWRINGELGEGSRVTVVSDLRMVVNPLSTSFSAQEPLAIEIAFFEQQDKITNPDFLGVLEVSLTITSEDGRSGTKVLSEGQPPEDGIYRDTVNRLPAPGLYEIAVIADGQTFSRKFSASVGYTVPEGAAPDGSVAGLPQEPQPKAEVPVPPVEQAQPTIVPPIDVSQVEEPLAQGKEPSAPPEKTSATPADTAAPNAQDPEEDTSALPVPLWVLAAGAGGIALLAGVVWAVIRQRRKHQEAQAAAAADRETIDDLEEDADPEPEAEPEPEPEPEPEPEPEPEPEPEEIPEVTEEAPADDMSELEAVIDEHEADEEIPELEDVADPSDADAPEEEDDEEFGLEDFDLSEFDDLPDFDEDESGLPDNDPKKQADEKDPKK, encoded by the coding sequence ATGCCACGGTTGATGGGCCTGCTTGCACTGATTTTTGCCGTTAGTCTGTCAACGCTGGCGGCGGCACAGGAAACTGGCGATGTTCAGTTGCCTGCGAAGCCGGATGTGCGGATTATTGTCGACATCTCCGGTTCCATGAAGGACAGCGATCCCGGGAACCTTCGCCAACCGGCCGTGCGCCTGCTGGCCCGGCTCCTGCCCGAGGGTGCCACAGCGGGTGTCTGGACCTTCGGGCAGTATGTGAACATGCTGGTTCCGCACCGCGAGGTGACCGGTCAGTGGCGCGAAACCGCCATAGAGCGCTCGGAGCAGATCAATTCCGTGGCCCTGAGAACCAACCTGGGCAAAGCCATTGAAGTGGCCAGCGATGGCTACTACACCGACGGTGATCTGAGCCGGACGCACTTCATTCTGCTGACCGATGGCAAGGTCGACATTTCCAAAGATCCGGCTGCCAATGCCGCCGAGGAGCAGCGCATTCTGGAAAAGGTTGTGCCGGCGCTGGTTGCCAACGGCGCCACCTTCCACCCGATTGCGCTGTCTGAGGCCGGTGATACCGAGTTTCTTAGAGCGCTGGCCAAAATGTCTGGCGGCCGCTACCAGGTTGCGGAAACCGCAGATGAACTGAACCTCGCATTCCTGGAGGCCCTGAACACGGCCGCCCCCCAGGAGCAGATTCCCATTGAGGGCAATGGCTTTACCGTTGACGACGGCGTTCGGGAATTCACCGCCCTGATTTTCTGGGGCGAAGCCGAAACCTCCGCCACGCGGGAACTGGAGCTGATCCGACCGGACGAAAAGGTGGTTAACCTGGCGGATTCGCCGGATAACGTCCGCTGGGTTCGTGAAGCCGGGTACGACCTGATTACGGTGAATGAGCCGGTGGCAGGCCAGTGGCGTATCAACGGCGAACTGGGTGAGGGCAGCCGGGTGACGGTTGTCAGCGACCTGCGAATGGTAGTCAACCCGTTGTCCACCAGCTTCTCTGCGCAAGAGCCGCTGGCTATCGAGATCGCGTTTTTCGAACAGCAGGACAAGATCACCAATCCGGACTTCCTCGGAGTTCTGGAGGTCAGTCTGACCATCACCTCCGAGGATGGTCGCAGCGGAACCAAGGTTCTGTCAGAAGGGCAGCCGCCGGAAGACGGCATCTACCGTGATACGGTCAATCGCCTGCCGGCCCCGGGCCTGTACGAGATTGCGGTCATCGCGGACGGCCAGACCTTCAGCCGCAAGTTCAGCGCGTCGGTGGGATATACCGTTCCGGAAGGCGCCGCCCCGGATGGCTCGGTTGCCGGTTTGCCGCAAGAGCCGCAGCCGAAGGCCGAAGTGCCAGTACCCCCTGTTGAACAGGCCCAGCCAACAATTGTTCCGCCCATCGATGTCAGTCAGGTGGAGGAGCCATTAGCTCAGGGTAAAGAGCCCTCAGCGCCACCTGAAAAGACCTCTGCAACGCCCGCAGATACTGCGGCACCGAATGCCCAGGATCCGGAGGAAGACACCAGCGCCTTGCCGGTTCCCCTCTGGGTGCTTGCGGCGGGTGCCGGTGGCATTGCCCTGTTAGCCGGCGTGGTCTGGGCCGTCATCCGCCAACGTCGCAAGCACCAGGAAGCCCAGGCCGCCGCTGCGGCTGATCGGGAAACGATCGACGATCTGGAAGAGGATGCCGATCCGGAGCCAGAAGCCGAGCCGGAACCTGAGCCAGAACCGGAACCGGAACCAGAACCAGAACCAGAACCAGAACCGGAGGAAATACCGGAGGTCACCGAAGAGGCTCCGGCCGACGATATGTCGGAACTCGAGGCGGTCATCGATGAACACGAAGCGGACGAGGAAATCCCGGAGCTGGAAGATGTTGCCGATCCCTCCGATGCCGACGCTCCGGAGGAAGAAGACGACGAAGAATTCGGACTGGAGGATTTTGACCTGTCCGAGTTCGACGATCTGCCCGATTTCGATGAGGATGAATCCGGTTTGCCGGATAACGATCCGAAAAAACAAGCCGACGAAAAAGATCCGAAAAAGTAA
- a CDS encoding YcgN family cysteine cluster protein: MIAQVPFWQRKRLDEMTPGEWESLCDGCGKCCLNKLEDEDTGEVYHTDLVCRYMDEQTCRCTVYEERLDKVPECTVLTPGTVTDYHWLPYTCAYRTLAESRPLADWHPLRSGDPESVHEAGVSIRHRAISEARVPEEDWEEHIIHWIL, from the coding sequence ATGATTGCCCAGGTGCCGTTCTGGCAACGCAAACGTCTGGATGAGATGACACCCGGGGAATGGGAATCCCTGTGTGACGGCTGCGGCAAATGCTGCCTGAACAAGCTGGAAGATGAAGACACCGGCGAGGTGTATCACACCGATCTGGTGTGCCGGTACATGGATGAGCAAACCTGCCGTTGTACCGTCTATGAAGAGCGGTTGGATAAAGTCCCGGAATGCACGGTGCTGACACCGGGTACCGTCACGGACTACCATTGGCTTCCTTACACCTGCGCCTACCGAACCCTGGCGGAAAGCCGGCCGCTGGCTGACTGGCACCCGCTTCGCAGTGGGGACCCGGAGTCGGTGCACGAAGCGGGCGTTTCCATCCGTCACCGGGCTATCTCTGAGGCCCGGGTGCCGGAAGAGGACTGGGAAGAACACATCATTCACTGGATTCTGTAA
- a CDS encoding YcgL domain-containing protein has translation MKKREFVSVFRSSKKRDTYIFVRRGQEWEELPESLRGIFGQPVHSMDLVLTPDRKLARTTGKQVLEAIGDKDFFLQMPEEQDGYVVDFRRKPEQRNP, from the coding sequence ATGAAAAAGCGGGAATTTGTTTCTGTATTCCGTAGCAGCAAAAAGCGCGACACCTACATTTTTGTCCGACGTGGCCAGGAGTGGGAGGAGCTGCCGGAGAGCCTGCGCGGTATTTTCGGGCAGCCCGTGCATTCGATGGATCTGGTGCTGACACCGGATCGAAAACTGGCCCGGACAACCGGCAAACAGGTGCTTGAGGCCATCGGGGACAAAGACTTCTTCCTCCAGATGCCCGAAGAGCAGGATGGCTATGTGGTGGACTTCCGGAGAAAACCGGAGCAGCGCAATCCATGA
- a CDS encoding ribonuclease D, whose product MDISAQAAAAIDVPPAPASIHWIREPEMLDQWLDRAPGKPLALDTEFERVNTFYPIPGLVQLGLDGQFCLVDPAVAEQSRRFREILTDPETPKLLYAMSEDLELFRQWLNLEPAGVIDLQIGAAMAGAGFSLGYARLVETLFGETLDKSATRSDWLARPLSDAQQRYAVDDIRFLEPMHKWVTALLRERGLEVALAEESTRFANELAGQEDPENHYLKLRGGWTLTPQQQGVLRELVRWRELECQKQDRPRNRVLSDALLIAIAEAMPDTPKALSNIQGVPSGAVRRYGDIVLDLVSKGATADNSGIERIAPPLSRDQQGFFKQLKRLFRKAAEDADIPIELLAPRKRLEKLVQNRDLAQHEFFQGWRARILAPVRPDIEELLTS is encoded by the coding sequence ATGGATATTTCCGCCCAGGCCGCTGCGGCTATTGATGTTCCCCCGGCACCGGCCAGCATCCACTGGATCCGCGAGCCGGAAATGCTCGACCAATGGCTGGATCGGGCGCCGGGCAAGCCCCTGGCACTGGATACGGAATTCGAACGGGTCAACACCTTTTACCCGATCCCCGGGCTGGTCCAGCTCGGCCTGGATGGCCAGTTCTGTCTGGTGGACCCGGCAGTCGCCGAACAATCCCGCCGCTTCCGGGAGATTCTGACCGACCCGGAAACGCCCAAGCTCTTGTATGCCATGAGCGAGGATCTGGAGCTGTTCCGGCAGTGGCTCAACCTTGAGCCTGCAGGGGTGATTGATTTGCAGATTGGTGCTGCCATGGCCGGCGCCGGATTCTCCCTGGGCTACGCCAGGCTGGTGGAGACGCTGTTTGGTGAAACCCTGGACAAATCCGCCACCCGGTCTGACTGGCTGGCCCGGCCCCTGAGCGATGCTCAGCAGCGCTACGCCGTTGACGATATCCGTTTTCTCGAACCCATGCATAAGTGGGTGACTGCTTTGTTGCGGGAGCGGGGCCTGGAGGTTGCTCTGGCCGAGGAGTCAACCCGATTCGCCAACGAGCTGGCTGGGCAGGAAGATCCGGAGAATCATTACCTGAAGCTTCGGGGCGGTTGGACACTTACGCCACAGCAGCAGGGCGTGCTCCGGGAACTGGTGCGCTGGCGGGAGCTGGAATGCCAGAAGCAGGACCGACCCCGAAACCGGGTGCTGTCGGACGCATTGCTGATCGCCATCGCCGAGGCCATGCCGGATACCCCGAAGGCGCTTTCCAACATTCAGGGTGTGCCGTCCGGGGCGGTTCGACGCTACGGCGACATCGTGCTTGACCTTGTGAGCAAAGGCGCGACCGCGGATAATTCCGGTATCGAGCGCATTGCTCCGCCCTTGTCGAGAGACCAGCAGGGGTTCTTCAAGCAGCTAAAGCGATTGTTCAGGAAAGCGGCGGAAGATGCTGATATTCCAATAGAATTACTAGCGCCAAGAAAGCGGCTTGAGAAGCTGGTGCAGAATCGTGACCTGGCACAACATGAATTTTTTCAGGGCTGGCGGGCAAGAATCCTGGCGCCGGTTCGCCCTGATATCGAGGAATTACTGACGTCATGA
- the recR gene encoding recombination mediator RecR, whose product MAFSPLVDELVESLRCLPGVGQKTAQRMAFHLLERGRSGGTRLSDALSRAMNGVRRCESCQNFADTEICGICDNPLRRTGTLCVVESPSDLLAIEQAGDYRGSYFVLMGHLSPIDGVGPEEIGIERLLRRVREEGVTELILATNPTVEGEATAHYIADRLDGRGILITRLAHGIPVGGELGYVDGFTLTHAFRGRKPLSE is encoded by the coding sequence ATGGCGTTCAGCCCCCTGGTTGATGAGCTTGTTGAATCCCTTCGTTGCCTGCCCGGCGTTGGGCAGAAGACAGCCCAGCGCATGGCGTTTCACCTGCTGGAACGGGGTCGCTCCGGCGGTACCCGTCTCTCGGACGCCCTGAGCCGGGCCATGAATGGTGTCCGGCGCTGCGAAAGTTGCCAGAATTTCGCCGATACCGAAATCTGCGGCATTTGCGACAATCCCCTGCGTCGCACGGGAACGCTGTGCGTGGTGGAAAGCCCGTCGGATCTGCTGGCCATTGAGCAGGCCGGTGATTACCGGGGCAGCTATTTTGTGTTGATGGGTCACCTGTCGCCCATTGATGGCGTCGGCCCCGAAGAAATTGGTATCGAACGGCTGCTGAGGCGGGTTCGGGAGGAAGGCGTTACCGAGCTGATTCTTGCCACCAATCCCACCGTTGAAGGTGAAGCCACAGCCCACTACATTGCCGACCGGCTTGATGGCCGCGGAATTCTGATCACCCGACTGGCCCACGGCATTCCGGTGGGTGGTGAACTGGGCTATGTCGACGGCTTTACGCTGACCCACGCGTTCCGGGGCCGAAAACCTCTCTCCGAATAA
- a CDS encoding YbaB/EbfC family nucleoid-associated protein — protein MMNNMGDMMKKAQKMQEDMQKAQEELAKAEVTGEAGAGLVKVTMNGRHDVRKVDIDSSLMAEEKDILEDLLAAAVNDAVRRVEENQKEKMSGMMSGMGLPAGFKMPF, from the coding sequence ATGATGAACAATATGGGCGACATGATGAAAAAAGCCCAGAAAATGCAGGAAGATATGCAGAAAGCACAAGAGGAACTGGCAAAGGCGGAGGTGACTGGTGAAGCCGGTGCCGGGCTGGTAAAAGTGACCATGAATGGCCGTCACGATGTGCGCAAGGTGGATATTGATTCTTCGCTGATGGCGGAGGAAAAGGACATCCTGGAGGATCTTCTGGCGGCGGCCGTAAACGATGCGGTCCGTAGGGTTGAGGAGAACCAGAAGGAAAAGATGTCCGGTATGATGTCTGGCATGGGCCTGCCTGCCGGTTTCAAGATGCCGTTCTGA
- the dnaX gene encoding DNA polymerase III subunit gamma/tau — protein sequence MSYQVLARKWRPRTFQDMVGQEHVLQALIHALESQRLHHAYLFTGTRGVGKTTIGRLLARCLNCETGITPNPCGECSSCREIQEGRFVDLIEIDAASRTGVDDMRELTDNVQYAPSRGRYKVYLIDEVHMLTNQSFNAFLKTLEEPPEHVKFLLATTDPQKLPVTVLSRCLQFNLKRMTPEHIAGHLRHVLGAEEIPFEEPALWLLARAADGSMRDALSLTDQAIAFGDQKLAASDVSNMLGTIDQRDIERIVNALVEGDGPALLAEISRISDFAPDYSVILADLLSLFHRVTMEQVVPGSADNSLGDAGQVQALARKLSAEDAQLFYQSALIGRKDLAITPDARMGFEMTLLRMLAFRPGTDRREPPAVSSGGQSAVSEPRDEPDPAAEEYDEPYPTRSEAVSEQEPEPQLEPEPQQEPESQPESASEPESPIPAEPEGEFVWHRDFRSLGIVGMPGNLASHGAMSREGDTITLVIDQGHARLLNTRHEEKILAALRNHFGDSTQLRIEQGEPGPNTPAAYEERQRQARQEAAEASIRKDPVVQSIVERFEARVVEESIRPVETSRR from the coding sequence ATGAGCTACCAGGTACTTGCCCGTAAATGGCGCCCACGGACCTTTCAGGACATGGTGGGCCAGGAACACGTGCTCCAGGCGTTGATTCACGCCCTGGAAAGCCAGCGTTTGCACCACGCCTATCTGTTCACCGGTACCCGTGGGGTGGGCAAAACGACCATCGGCCGGCTTCTGGCGCGCTGCCTGAACTGCGAAACCGGTATTACCCCGAATCCCTGCGGCGAATGCTCCAGTTGCCGGGAGATTCAGGAGGGGCGCTTTGTTGATCTGATCGAGATCGATGCCGCCTCCCGCACCGGCGTGGATGACATGCGGGAACTGACCGACAACGTCCAGTACGCGCCCAGCCGCGGCCGCTACAAGGTGTACCTCATTGACGAGGTGCACATGCTGACCAACCAGTCCTTCAATGCCTTCCTGAAAACCCTTGAGGAGCCGCCGGAACACGTCAAGTTTCTGCTCGCGACGACCGACCCCCAGAAATTGCCGGTGACGGTGCTTTCCCGGTGCCTTCAGTTCAACCTCAAGCGGATGACCCCGGAACACATTGCCGGCCACCTGAGGCATGTGTTGGGCGCGGAGGAGATCCCCTTTGAGGAACCCGCACTCTGGCTTCTGGCCCGCGCCGCCGACGGCAGCATGCGGGATGCCCTGAGCCTGACCGACCAGGCCATCGCCTTTGGTGACCAGAAACTGGCCGCCAGTGATGTCAGCAACATGCTGGGCACCATTGACCAGCGGGACATCGAGCGCATTGTGAATGCCCTGGTTGAAGGCGATGGCCCGGCCCTGCTGGCGGAAATCAGCCGGATCTCGGACTTTGCCCCGGATTACAGCGTGATTCTGGCGGATCTGCTGTCGCTGTTTCACCGGGTTACCATGGAGCAGGTGGTGCCGGGGAGTGCTGATAACAGCCTTGGCGATGCCGGGCAGGTCCAGGCGCTGGCGCGAAAACTCAGCGCCGAAGATGCCCAGCTGTTCTATCAGTCGGCGTTGATAGGCCGCAAAGATCTCGCCATTACGCCGGATGCCCGTATGGGGTTCGAAATGACCCTGCTCCGGATGCTGGCGTTCCGCCCCGGTACTGACCGCCGTGAGCCGCCTGCTGTCAGCTCCGGCGGCCAGAGTGCGGTCTCAGAGCCACGGGATGAACCTGACCCGGCGGCCGAGGAATACGACGAGCCGTATCCGACACGATCGGAAGCCGTCTCAGAGCAAGAGCCTGAACCTCAGCTGGAACCAGAGCCTCAGCAGGAGCCTGAGTCTCAACCTGAGTCGGCATCGGAGCCTGAATCTCCGATCCCCGCGGAACCAGAGGGTGAGTTCGTGTGGCACCGCGATTTCCGAAGCCTCGGCATTGTTGGTATGCCCGGCAATCTGGCCAGCCACGGAGCGATGAGTCGGGAAGGCGACACAATCACCCTGGTGATCGACCAGGGCCATGCCAGGCTGCTGAACACCCGCCACGAGGAAAAAATCCTCGCTGCCTTGAGAAACCACTTCGGCGACTCCACTCAGTTACGTATAGAGCAGGGCGAGCCTGGCCCGAATACCCCGGCGGCCTATGAGGAACGCCAGAGGCAGGCGCGTCAGGAGGCAGCGGAGGCGTCCATTCGGAAGGATCCCGTCGTACAGTCTATTGTTGAACGATTTGAAGCGCGGGTAGTCGAAGAGAGTATCCGGCCGGTTGAGACAAGCAGGAGATAA
- a CDS encoding 2OG-Fe(II) oxygenase produces METPVVTPIHDPLITPASMAQDAVAGSDIRPVDLAHDRTEAVTGAWLDKLAEGLSEQGWMTLDVRDRLGLDLLAALQQEVAILDRTAAMKKAGIGRGNDLVRDRSVRRDKIAWLQGVTVPQAALFEFFDTIRQGLNQRLFLGLKRFETHYATYHPGDFYKKHLDSFQGRASRVVSLVLYLNEDWQAADGGMLQVFNRDSEHEVCGTVLPEAGRMALFMSEEIPHEVLPANRTRYSLACWFRQDEVPLPL; encoded by the coding sequence ATGGAAACGCCGGTTGTCACTCCCATTCATGACCCCCTGATCACGCCCGCCAGTATGGCGCAGGATGCCGTGGCTGGCAGTGATATCCGGCCTGTGGATCTCGCTCACGACCGCACTGAGGCTGTCACCGGGGCCTGGCTGGATAAGCTGGCCGAGGGCTTGAGCGAGCAGGGCTGGATGACGCTGGATGTGCGTGACCGGCTCGGTCTTGATCTGCTGGCGGCACTGCAGCAGGAAGTTGCCATTCTGGATCGCACCGCTGCCATGAAGAAGGCCGGCATTGGGCGTGGCAATGATCTGGTACGTGACCGATCTGTGCGCCGTGACAAGATCGCCTGGCTGCAAGGCGTTACCGTGCCTCAGGCGGCGCTGTTTGAATTCTTTGACACAATTCGCCAGGGCTTGAACCAGAGACTGTTTCTGGGCCTGAAACGGTTCGAGACCCATTACGCCACCTATCACCCCGGTGACTTCTACAAGAAGCACCTGGACAGTTTTCAGGGCAGGGCGTCGCGGGTGGTCAGCCTGGTGCTTTACCTGAACGAGGACTGGCAGGCAGCGGACGGTGGCATGCTTCAGGTATTCAATCGGGACAGTGAACATGAGGTGTGCGGTACGGTCTTGCCAGAGGCCGGGCGCATGGCGCTGTTCATGAGCGAAGAGATACCCCATGAAGTACTGCCGGCTAATCGTACCCGTTACAGCCTGGCCTGCTGGTTCCGCCAGGATGAGGTGCCACTTCCGCTGTAA
- a CDS encoding D-hexose-6-phosphate mutarotase, with amino-acid sequence MSESSNRPPISLSPGQWSFTRWKTIGQLEALEVHHPLFQATLFLQGAHLVSFKPQDEADWLWVSPDARYEPGRAIRGGIPVCWPWFGDPARNAPEVRKRIHTESAHGFARTALWKLEDVRENAHEVEISLSLDANEDFSDVWTGHALALLTFSFSIRGCQLALTTTNLGNDPLAFSQALHTYLPTSDITRTRVLGLGNSQYIDTLDNWEYHNQEGPVYFRGETDRIYESGEPLIIVTPRASRKLSAVGSDSTVVWNPGPAKAAKLSDFPDTAWQSMLCVETANAAGDYRVLNSGQSHTLGVFIGRKA; translated from the coding sequence ATGTCAGAAAGCAGTAACAGGCCACCAATATCACTCTCTCCGGGCCAATGGTCCTTCACACGCTGGAAAACCATCGGCCAACTTGAAGCCCTTGAGGTGCACCACCCCCTGTTCCAGGCCACCCTGTTTCTCCAGGGGGCCCACCTGGTGAGCTTCAAGCCCCAGGACGAAGCCGACTGGCTATGGGTGAGCCCCGATGCCCGGTACGAACCAGGCCGCGCAATCCGGGGCGGCATCCCGGTTTGCTGGCCCTGGTTTGGCGACCCGGCGCGAAACGCGCCCGAAGTTCGCAAACGGATTCACACCGAGAGCGCCCACGGCTTTGCCCGCACCGCCCTCTGGAAACTGGAGGACGTGCGCGAAAATGCCCATGAAGTGGAAATCAGCCTGTCGTTGGATGCCAATGAGGATTTCAGCGACGTCTGGACAGGCCACGCGCTCGCCCTGCTCACCTTCAGCTTCTCCATCCGGGGGTGCCAACTGGCATTGACCACCACCAATCTCGGCAATGATCCCCTGGCTTTCAGCCAGGCACTGCACACCTACTTACCCACCAGCGACATCACCCGAACCCGGGTGCTGGGGCTTGGCAATAGCCAGTACATCGACACCCTGGATAACTGGGAATACCACAACCAGGAGGGCCCTGTGTATTTCCGGGGCGAAACCGACCGGATCTATGAAAGCGGCGAACCGCTAATCATCGTAACACCCCGCGCCAGCCGCAAGCTCTCCGCAGTGGGCAGCGATTCAACGGTGGTCTGGAATCCTGGACCGGCCAAGGCCGCAAAGCTGTCGGATTTTCCGGATACCGCCTGGCAATCGATGCTGTGCGTCGAAACCGCCAATGCCGCCGGCGATTACCGGGTGCTTAATAGCGGACAAAGCCACACATTGGGCGTTTTTATCGGAAGAAAAGCATGA
- a CDS encoding lysophospholipid acyltransferase family protein: MSLASFLKSRLVSAELDQHINRIRKPIGTLGYDPWGYNNEAIKYGLSITKQIYEKYFRVQAHGVENIPAEGPVLIIANHSGQLPIDGLLIGYALASREKDARIPRAMIERFFPTVPWLGNLLNEVGAVLGDPINCAKMLANGEAVIVFPEGIRGSGKLYQDRYQLKRFGNGFMHLAMKYKAPIVPVGVVGCEETIPAIANIKPLAKALGIPYAPVAMPVVLPAKVHLNFGAPMYFDDLEIPEEQVTERVETVKAEISRLIDKGLSERKRLF, encoded by the coding sequence ATGAGCCTGGCATCGTTTCTGAAATCCAGACTGGTTTCCGCGGAGCTGGACCAACACATCAACCGCATCCGCAAGCCCATCGGCACTCTGGGTTACGACCCCTGGGGCTACAACAACGAGGCCATCAAATACGGGCTCTCGATCACCAAACAGATCTACGAGAAGTACTTCCGGGTGCAGGCGCACGGCGTCGAAAATATCCCCGCTGAGGGGCCGGTGCTGATTATCGCCAATCACAGCGGGCAGTTGCCGATTGACGGCCTGCTGATCGGCTACGCCCTGGCCTCCCGGGAAAAAGATGCCCGCATTCCAAGGGCAATGATTGAGCGCTTCTTTCCCACCGTGCCCTGGCTGGGCAACCTGCTCAATGAAGTCGGCGCCGTACTTGGCGACCCGATCAACTGCGCGAAAATGCTGGCGAATGGCGAAGCCGTCATCGTCTTCCCTGAAGGCATACGCGGTTCCGGCAAGCTCTACCAGGATCGCTACCAGCTCAAACGCTTCGGCAACGGCTTCATGCACCTGGCGATGAAGTACAAGGCACCGATCGTGCCGGTGGGCGTGGTAGGCTGCGAGGAAACCATCCCGGCCATCGCCAACATCAAGCCCCTGGCAAAAGCCCTGGGTATCCCCTACGCCCCGGTCGCCATGCCCGTGGTACTTCCGGCCAAAGTACACCTGAACTTCGGAGCCCCGATGTATTTTGATGACCTGGAAATCCCCGAAGAGCAGGTCACCGAGCGGGTGGAGACCGTCAAGGCGGAAATCAGCCGGCTGATCGACAAGGGACTGAGCGAACGGAAAAGGCTTTTCTGA